The following coding sequences lie in one Thermoanaerobaculia bacterium genomic window:
- a CDS encoding citrate synthase gives MKTAENEARAFREGLEDIVAAESSICYIDGVRGVLSYRGYDIHDLAEHASFEEVCFLLWEGRLPAAPELAETRASLGAERAVPEEILSLVRGFLVRRMVPMDVLRTAVSALSETDPDVASNEPDANRRKAVRLTARMATIVAAIRRFRDGKDPVEPDPARGHAEDFLWMLNGAPPSTGMVRAFDTALVLHADHELNASTFAARVTAATLSDMHSAIVSAIGTLKGPLHGGANEAVIRMLIEIGDPSRVDEAIRARLAAKKKIMGFGHRVYTTEDPRATHLRGMSRDLAQSTGDDRWYAMSRRIEELVREEKGLNCNVDFYSASTYYMLGIPPDLYTPIFALSRCAGWTAHVMEQHRNNRLIRPRAEYLGPAYRQPWLPLDQR, from the coding sequence GTGAAGACGGCGGAAAACGAAGCCCGCGCCTTCCGGGAAGGCCTCGAGGACATCGTCGCGGCCGAATCCTCCATCTGCTACATCGACGGGGTGCGGGGAGTCCTGTCCTACCGCGGCTACGACATCCACGACCTCGCGGAGCACGCCTCCTTCGAGGAAGTCTGCTTCCTGCTCTGGGAGGGCCGCCTTCCCGCCGCGCCGGAGCTCGCGGAGACGCGCGCGTCGCTCGGCGCCGAGCGGGCCGTGCCGGAGGAGATCCTCTCCCTCGTCCGCGGATTCCTCGTGCGCCGGATGGTCCCGATGGACGTCCTCCGGACGGCGGTGTCCGCGCTGTCGGAAACGGACCCGGACGTCGCCTCGAACGAACCGGACGCGAACCGCCGCAAGGCGGTCCGGCTGACGGCCCGCATGGCGACGATCGTCGCCGCGATCCGCCGGTTCCGCGACGGCAAGGATCCCGTCGAGCCGGACCCGGCGCGGGGACACGCGGAAGATTTCCTCTGGATGCTGAACGGCGCTCCCCCGTCGACCGGGATGGTCCGCGCCTTCGACACGGCGCTCGTCCTCCACGCGGACCACGAGCTGAACGCGTCGACGTTCGCGGCGCGCGTGACGGCGGCCACCCTCTCCGACATGCACTCCGCGATCGTCTCCGCGATCGGAACGCTGAAGGGGCCACTCCACGGCGGGGCCAACGAAGCGGTGATCCGGATGCTGATCGAGATCGGCGATCCGTCCCGGGTCGACGAGGCGATCCGCGCCCGGCTCGCGGCGAAGAAGAAGATCATGGGATTCGGACACCGCGTCTACACGACCGAGGACCCGCGGGCGACTCACCTGCGGGGCATGTCCCGCGACCTCGCGCAGTCGACCGGCGACGACCGGTGGTACGCGATGTCGCGGCGGATCGAGGAGCTCGTCCGCGAGGAGAAGGGGCTCAACTGCAACGTCGATTTCTATTCGGCGTCGACGTATTACATGCTCGGCATTCCGCCCGACCTCTACACGCCGATCTTCGCGCTCTCCCGCTGCGCCGGCTGGACCGCCCACGTGATGGAGCAGCACCGGAACAACCGGCTCATCCGTCCGCGCGCCGAGTACCTCGGCCCCGCCTACCGGCAGCCCTGGCTTCCTCTCGATCAGCGCTGA